The DNA sequence AACAAAGGGATTATCAGGTGTATCGTATTTTTTACATTTTGAAAATAAAAAAAATAATAGAAGAATAATGATATAATATTTTGAGGACATAGTTTAATAATATTTTTAAGATAGATGAACATTGGGTCAAATGGTTGCTATGAAATGTATTAAAATTTAATTTGCAGTAAACTAGTGCTCTAAGAAAACTATCAAATTTTATGATTTCTAAGTTTTTTGATACATCAAAAGTAAAAATGACAATTGATTTTGAGTTTCTAATTCCTGTTGTTGAATAAAAACAAGATTACAATTAAAACAAAAAAATTATTAGATTTGCAAACCTATTATAAATTGGGACAATCAAAGATTTGTTTTTTTTAGTAAATAAATAACGTTTGTATGAAGATAGTAATTTCAAAGAAAGATAAATGTCCCAAAGAAATTTTTGAAATAAAAGACAAAATACCCGACAAAAATGAGGGTTTTGTCCGCATATAACATAGTTGCATTGAACGAATATTATTAGAAAATTGAAAAACCGAACAGAAAAAATAATAGCATTGATTGAAACTGACTGCAAGAAAAAATTAGTTTTTTCCTACACGCTTCTGCCCTTTGGGACAGTTAGAAAAACTTACACACATTGCACACATGCCGAAGAAAAATCGGCAAGAGTGCAATTTTACCTACTCACAAAAAAGACTATCGATTATGTCTAAGCACGGAACAATAAGAAGATATACTCTTGAAATAGAAAAAATAAGAAGAGGACAGATTCCTTCATTTCAAGAAATAAAAGATTATTTGGTTAATCATGGATTTGAAGTTGGAGACAGAACAATACAAAGAGATATTGAACAAATCAGATTTGAATTTGGTATTGAAATTACATATAGTAGAGATAAAAATGGATATTTTATCGACTATGAAAACAGCATAAATATTGAATCGTTTTTTAGATTTTTAGAAATAGTAAGCACAGCTGAATTATTAACAGAAAGTCTAAATGAAAGCAAGGACGCTCTTAAACATATATCATTTGACACAGGTGGCGGATTAAAAGGAATTGAAAACCTAAAACCATTATTAACAGCAATAAAAGACAGTAGAAAAATTTCTTTCAATCATTTTAATTTCCACACTAACAAAACACGGAAATATTCATTAAAACCATATTTGTTAAAAGAATATCAAAATAGGTGGTATGTTGTTGGCTTAATAGGAAACCTAAAAGAATTCCGAACTTTTGGCATTGACAGAATTGAAGATTTAGAAGTTAAAGCGGAAACATTTAAAGTTGAAAAAAAACTTAATCCGATTGAAATGTTTGAAAAAATAATTGGCTTAATTTATTCACTAAATACTTCACAAAATGTAATTCTTTCATTTACACCAACACAAGGAAAATATATTAAAACATTGCCTTTACATAAATCACAGAAAATATTAATTGATAACGACACAGAGTTGCGTATTTTAATTACAGTGATACCGAACTATGAATTAACACAATTAATTCTTAAACATGGAGATACTGTGAAAGTAATTGAGCCTGAATGGTTGGTGGATGAGATAAAGGAGAATTTGAAGCGTGCTTTAGAAAAATATTAGAGGGGCGACTTGGTTTGGCGGATGGGGATTATTAATTTTGGAAATTAAATAAACAATTAACACATGAAATATACAGCACAAGAATTATTTGAATTATTAAATCTACAGGATGAGTGCACTTGGATAGAAGCAAAAGGAGGTATTGAAAGCACACATACACTTATGGAAACTGTTTGTGCTTTTTGCAATGAGCCGGATTTGGATGGTGGTTATATAGTAATGGGTGTAGCCGAAAATCATGATTCAGAATTCCCACAATATAAAGTTGTTGAGATTACCGAAACAGATAAACTACAAAAAGATGTTGCTTCACAAACAGCAACAATGTTTAATATTCCTATTCGACCTAAAATGTTAGTTGAACAAATTAATGGTAAAACTGTTGTTAAAATAAAGGTTGAAGAAGTGCCGGAAGCTCATAAACCAATATTTTTCAAATCAGAAGGTTTACCATGTGGTGCCATGAGACGGATTGGTTCAACTGACCAACATTGCACCGAAGATGATATGCATGTATTTTATCAGAATACCGGAAGTTATGACCAAACTCCTATTATGGGTATTTCTATATCCCATATTGACGAAAATGCTCTTAATAGATATCGTTCGCTTCGTGAGAAAACAAATCCTGCTGCAGAAGAACTTACCTATAATAATGCTGAATTATTAGAAGCACTTGGTTGTGTAAATATTGAAAAGAAAGATGAATTAAATCTTGCAGGCTTATTGCTTTTTGGCAGTAAAAATGCCCAGCGTAGAACTTTCCCTATGTTGAGAATAGATTATATTCGTGTGCCAGGCAATAAATGGGTTGAAAACCCGGATGAAAGATTTACTTCAATAGATATGCAAGGACCATTAATGTTAATGATTTATCGTCTTATTGATGCAATAAATAGTGATTTACCAAAAGGTTTTTTATTACAGGAAGGAGAGATTCAGGCTAAATCCACAGGTTTGCCAATAAAATCATTACGTGAAGCACTTATAAATGCAATGATGCATAGGTCTTATAGAGAGCATAGCCCTACTCAGGTAATTCGATACGATAATCGAATTGAAATTATTAATCCCGGTTTTTCGCTGAAATCAGAAGATAAATTAGGTGAACCCGGTAGCGAAACCAGAAATCCTTTTATTGCTGCTGTTTTTCATGAAACTAACCTTGCTGAAACAAAAGGAACAGGAATACGTGCAATGCGAAGATTAATGGAACAATCACATCTTGCTCCGCCTACTTTTGAATCAAGCCGTGAAGACAACAAATTTACTCTTCGACTTTTACTTCACCATTTCTTAAATGAAAGTGACTTAGAATGGCTAAAAAACTTTAAGAAATATAATTTATCAAATACTCAAAAGCAATCACTTATTTTTATACGTGAAGTTGGAGCTATAGATAATCACACTTATAGACAAATGGCTGATTGTGATACATTGAAAGCAAGTGTTGATTTAAAGGCTATGAAAGAAATTGAACTTATTATGTCTAAAGGAAAGGGGAAAGCTACTTATTATGTTCACGGTGTAGTTTTAACTGATGCACTAAGAACAAAAAACGGTACATTAAGTACAGAAGTTAGTGCTTTAAGTACAGAAGCTGATGCATTAAGTACAGAAGCTGGTGAATTAAGTATTGATGTTCTATTTGATGAATTACCTAATGAATTAGTAGTTCAAATTAATAGTATAAAAGAAAGGGAAAGGAATAAAGAAAAAGCAAAACAAATTATTATGTCTATTTGTGCAATACGACCATATAAACTTAATGAGCTATCAATTCTNNNNNNNNNNNNNNNNNNNNNNNNNNNNNNNNNNNNNNNNNNNNNNNNNNNNNNNNNNNNNNNNNNNNNNNNNNNNNNNNNNNNNNNNNNNNNNNNNNNNTACCTAATGAATTAGTAGTTCAAATTAATAGTATAAAAGAAAGGGAAAGGAATAAAGAAAAAGCAAAACAAATTATTATGTCTATTTGTGCAATACGACCATATAAACTTAATGAGCTATCAATTCTACTAAAGAAAGGAGATAATTATATTAGCAGGAAATATATTAAACCAATGATTGATTCTGGTGATTTACAATACAAATTTCCAGAAATGATAAATCATCCAAATCAAGCATATTTATCGAAAAAAAAAATTAGAATGCTTGGTTGATGAAATTAAAGATAATTTAAAACGAACAATTCAAAAATATGAGTAGTGCGACATATTATGACGGGGTTATTTTGTATTTTTGTGGGAAATTATAAATATATAGATTATGAATATTTGGAAAATAGCAACAAGATGGAGTGATAAAGGAGACCCAAACTCATCAATAATAGACATTTTTAGAAAATACAATATACTTTTCGCAGGGAGAGAACAGGATTATATAAAACGTTCTGTAAAACCTAATGACATCATTGCTATCTCTGATGGTATTACAATTGTATTAATCGGAAAAGTTTTGGATGAACCTAAAATTATTACGGACTTTCCATTAGACGAGGTAGATATAAATTCAGGTCGTTTTGTTTATGAAGATTGGGTAATTGGATTTAAAGTTAGTTTGTTTGATTTAAAAAAAGAAGATTGGTTCAATTATCGACAAGGAACATTTCACGGAGTAAATGGAGAGTATAAGAATAAAATAAAATCTTTGTTTGAGAAATACAATGAAGATTATTCTATTAATTCTAAATTTTCAATAAATGCTAAAACTTGTACATTAAAATACAATTCTCAAAATGGTGGAGAAACTATTTTAAATGATAATACAAAATATGTTATCCCAATTTATCAAAGACCATATTCTTGGACAGAAGAACAAATTAGGAAATTCGTTTCAGATATTTTCAGGTCTTTTTATGGCTATGATAAAGAAACGCCACCTGAACCAATGTTTATTGGAACGATGCAACTATCTGCAAAAAAATATATTACAGAAAATAAAACAGAGCAAGACATTATTGATGGACAACAGCGATTAACTACTTTCTTGGTTTTACTAAAACTGCTAAAAAATGAATTTCCTAATAACGATGAACTTAAAAACGTAAGTCTAAACTGGATTGAAACAAGAGTAAACAATGGAGAGCAAAACATCTTTCTGTCAGAATTTATTGAAAGTGATTTAAACAGTATTACAGAAGAAAATCAAAACCCTTATATTAAAAATGCACAAATAGTAAAGGGGCTTTTAATTGACGAATTTACAGATGATGAAAACAATAAAATTGAATTTGATTTAAATGGCTTTATTAAGCATCTTCTTTCAAATATTTATTTTGTTGTTATTGAAACATTTGCTGGTTTATCGAAGACTTTACAAATTTTTGATGCAATAAATACAACTGGACTTGATTTAAATGGTGGTGATATTTTTAAAATTCGAATGTATGAATATTTAACAGACAAAAAGAATTGTGGGGAAAGTGCTTTTGATGATATTAGTAAATTATATGCAAAAATTGACAACAAAAATAAAAAGTCAAATTTGAATATATCAATCACACAAATACTAGGTATTTATCAATATATAATTATTTCAAAATATAATTTACCTAATGTTTTATATTCATTTGCAACGACTACATTTTTTGATAGATTATTTGATACAATTTTCAATATCAATCATTGGAAAAACTTTTCAAACGCAAAAAACATCGACCTTTCTCTTTCTGAAATAGACCAAATAATTGAAGTTCGTTATCAGTGGGTAGAAATGAATTATCCGACAGTTGAAGATGCTTGTTCTATAAATTTTATAAGGTGGTCAAGATACAGCCGATATTGGATTTTAATATTTGTTTTTATGTTTAGGTTTAAGGATGAAAACGATTTGGAAAGTAAATTATTCGTTTTTATAAGACAATTGAGTAAACTTTACAGCATATACAGTATTCGTTTTCAAAAAGCAATAAATGATATGCACAGATTTAATTATTCGCTTGTAGATACTATCAACAAAAAATCGGTTGAAAAAACAATTGAATTTATAAATAAGAAAATAGGCACAGCAGAAACACATAATCAAGGTTGGTACGACCTTAATTGGTTTATTGCAAATAATCTAACTCACAACAGAAAACGAAAGGATATTGTATGCCGTTTGTCCGCAATGTTGGAAGAAGATTATAAAAGTTCAGTTAATATTAATGAGATAAGAAAAAATCTGTTTTATTCAGATATAGATATTGAACATATTCAATCCTTTAATGATAAAGATATTCAAGAAAGAGATAATATCAAAAAAGAATGGGGTGATGAACTAAATTCATTAGGAAATTTAATGGTTATTGAAAGTCATATAAACCGTTCAATTAATAACAAACCTTACGGATTTAAAATAAAAAGGTATACTGATAGCAAATATAAAATTGCAAAAAAACAAGTCAAAGATTTTCCCGAATGGGATTTAGTTAAAGCAAAGAAGAGAAAACAAGCAGAAATAGAAAAATTATACGCTTATATGTTTGAGAATAAATAAGCCAAATAATCTAATTATTATGACCACCTTCACAGCAATAGATTTTGAAACAGCAAAAGGGAACCGAAACTCTGCCTGTGCCGTTGGTATAATTACCGTAGAAAACGGAAAAATAACCGAAGAGTATAATGTGCTTATTCAGCCACCAGATAATGATTATTTTTGGAAAAATATTGAAATTCATGGAATTAATCCAGAAGACACGGCCAATGAACCAAATTTCATGGAATTGTATCCTGAAATAAAGAAACGCTTGCAAGGAAAAACACTTGTAGCTCATAATGAATCATTTGACCGAAGTGTGTTACAGAAAACTATGGCACATTACGGCTTGAATTATTCGGAGTTAAATATTGCCGATAGTTGGGAATGCACTTATAGAATATACGGAGAAGCCTTGAATGTATGTTGTGATAAATACAATATTGAACTTAATCATCATGAAGCACTTTCTGATGCACGTGCTTGTGCTAAGCTTTATTTAAGAAGATAATTTTACCTCGACACACTTTGGCGGATACCACCCGTATCTTTGTACTAAAACTTAAAATATACAGATATGGGAAATAGTATTAAAATAAAAGTATTGAACAGTATCGGAAAAATATACGATGAATCAAAAGAATGTAAACTTGAAGACTCTTTTTTTACAAATATAGATAACGATTTATCTTTTCTTTCTGAGTATTTCAGAACAACTAAAAGTCAAACTTTTTTTATAGCATTGGTATTTACCTTAAATTATACGGGGAATACAGTTGATTTAAACGACCTTACAAGATATTTCAAGTGCAATCCTATGAAGATACTCAAATACAATGATGATTTTGAGTATTTATACTCTAAAGGTATTTTCGAAAGAAAGAAATCACAGTATGCAATGAAATTAGCTGGAACTAATGACCAGTTTACAATTAATGAAAAAATTACAGAAGCAATTCTGCAAAATAAACCCATGCCTGAAATTAAACAAGAAAAGATTGAGGATGTTATTGGATTACTTGAAAAGCTATACAATATTGCAGAACAAAGAGATGATGATGAAATATCTACCGATCAATTATTTAAGCAAACAAAAGAGATTATTTCTGAAAATCTACATTTCCCATTAATTAAGAAAGTTGACCAGTTTAATTATAACATCGAAGATACCTACTTATATCTTTATTTAATTTGGAAAACCTTATCAGGAAGAAGATCTACTGATATAGGTAAAGCATTGGAAGAAATTTATGATGATCCTTCAAATCGTTTAATATTCATGCAAAGTATTTTATTTAAAGAAAATGTTTTGGTCAAGAACAATTTGCTTGAAATTATTGAGGCTCGGTTTTTTAACGATACTAGAATAAAACTAACAGACAACTCACTTGATGTATTAAATGAGTGTGGTATAAAGCTTTTTGTAAATAAGAAGAAAAAAGAAAATATTTTGTTACCAAATGAAATTCCTTTTCGGAAGTTAATTTTCAGTGAATCAGAAATGAAACAACTGTTTTTACTAAAAGATTTATTAGATGATGTTAAATTAAGAGAAACTCAAAAAAGATTAATAGAAAAGAACTTACCCAAAGGCATAACTGCTTTGTTACACGGTGCACCGGGAACAGGTAAAACAGAGATTGTAAAACAAATTGCAAAAGAAACAAACAGAAAGTTGATGAAAGTTGAAATCAGCCAGTCAAAGTCAATGTGGTTTGGTGAAAGTGAAAAAGTCATAAAGCAAATATTTACAGATTATAACTCTTTTGCTAAAAAATGTGAACGTATGCCAATATTACTTTTCAACGAGGCTGATGCAATTATATCAAAAAGAAGAGAACTCGGAGATTCAAGTGTTGCTCAGACTGAAAATGCAATACAAAATATACTTCTTGAAGAGTTGGAAAATTTTGAAGGCATTCTAATTGCAACCACAAACTTGGCAAAGAATCTTGATTCTGCATTTGAAAGGCGATTTTTATTTAAAGTCCAATTTCAAAAACCCAATGCTACAATTAGGACTAAAATTTGGAAATCAAAATTACCTTTCTTAGATATTAAAGATTGTTTTTTATTAGCTGATAAGTTTAATTTTTCAGGTGGACAGATTGATAATATCCTTCGGAAGAATGAAATACATGAAATAATTCATGGAGAAAAAGTTAATCTTGAAAATTTAATGGTTTTTTGTTCGGAAGAAACTTTAGTCAACAACAGTAGGAAAATAGGTTTTAAAAATTAAAAACAGACGAGTCCATATTTTAATAATGTACTATACATTGAACAAGGCAATAAAAAATATTTTTTTTACATCGCCTTGATATTCAATATCGGTTTTACCCTTTCAATTATTTTAGCACTTGGTTTTATCAAACTTTCTATTAGTTTTGAATCTTTATAAACGAAAGGACTTTCATCCAAAGTTTTTTCACTTATACAACTGGAATAAACATTTTTCATTGAGTTTTTGAAAGCTTCCAAGTTAACAGTTTTTTTTGCTTTTGTACGAGACATTATTCTTCCTGCACCATGTGGAGCGGAAAAATTCCAACTTTCATTTGTTATTCCTTCACAAATCAACAAACCGTCACGCATGTTAAAAGGAATTATCATTTTTTTTCCACTGTAAGAACTTATCGCCCCTTTTCTGATTATAAAATCGTTGAAGTCAACATAGTTGTGTACCGATTCAATTTCTTCTATAATATTTTCTATCTCCAAAACTTTTATGATTCTTTCAAGAATTGTTTTTCGGTTAAGGGATGCATAATATTGTGCAAAAATCATATCCGTAAGGTATTGCATCATTTGATTGCCTGTTAAAAATGCAAGCTCTTTGTTAAAGTCTATGGGAAAATCAATTCTTAATTCCTTAATTTTTTGCTTTATTTTTTTCT is a window from the Bacteroidota bacterium genome containing:
- a CDS encoding WYL domain-containing protein, which encodes MSKHGTIRRYTLEIEKIRRGQIPSFQEIKDYLVNHGFEVGDRTIQRDIEQIRFEFGIEITYSRDKNGYFIDYENSINIESFFRFLEIVSTAELLTESLNESKDALKHISFDTGGGLKGIENLKPLLTAIKDSRKISFNHFNFHTNKTRKYSLKPYLLKEYQNRWYVVGLIGNLKEFRTFGIDRIEDLEVKAETFKVEKKLNPIEMFEKIIGLIYSLNTSQNVILSFTPTQGKYIKTLPLHKSQKILIDNDTELRILITVIPNYELTQLILKHGDTVKVIEPEWLVDEIKENLKRALEKY
- a CDS encoding 3'-5' exonuclease; protein product: MMTTFTAIDFETAKGNRNSACAVGIITVENGKITEEYNVLIQPPDNDYFWKNIEIHGINPEDTANEPNFMELYPEIKKRLQGKTLVAHNESFDRSVLQKTMAHYGLNYSELNIADSWECTYRIYGEALNVCCDKYNIELNHHEALSDARACAKLYLRR
- a CDS encoding ATP-binding protein, whose protein sequence is MGNSIKIKVLNSIGKIYDESKECKLEDSFFTNIDNDLSFLSEYFRTTKSQTFFIALVFTLNYTGNTVDLNDLTRYFKCNPMKILKYNDDFEYLYSKGIFERKKSQYAMKLAGTNDQFTINEKITEAILQNKPMPEIKQEKIEDVIGLLEKLYNIAEQRDDDEISTDQLFKQTKEIISENLHFPLIKKVDQFNYNIEDTYLYLYLIWKTLSGRRSTDIGKALEEIYDDPSNRLIFMQSILFKENVLVKNNLLEIIEARFFNDTRIKLTDNSLDVLNECGIKLFVNKKKKENILLPNEIPFRKLIFSESEMKQLFLLKDLLDDVKLRETQKRLIEKNLPKGITALLHGAPGTGKTEIVKQIAKETNRKLMKVEISQSKSMWFGESEKVIKQIFTDYNSFAKKCERMPILLFNEADAIISKRRELGDSSVAQTENAIQNILLEELENFEGILIATTNLAKNLDSAFERRFLFKVQFQKPNATIRTKIWKSKLPFLDIKDCFLLADKFNFSGGQIDNILRKNEIHEIIHGEKVNLENLMVFCSEETLVNNSRKIGFKN
- a CDS encoding ATP-binding protein, with amino-acid sequence MKYTAQELFELLNLQDECTWIEAKGGIESTHTLMETVCAFCNEPDLDGGYIVMGVAENHDSEFPQYKVVEITETDKLQKDVASQTATMFNIPIRPKMLVEQINGKTVVKIKVEEVPEAHKPIFFKSEGLPCGAMRRIGSTDQHCTEDDMHVFYQNTGSYDQTPIMGISISHIDENALNRYRSLREKTNPAAEELTYNNAELLEALGCVNIEKKDELNLAGLLLFGSKNAQRRTFPMLRIDYIRVPGNKWVENPDERFTSIDMQGPLMLMIYRLIDAINSDLPKGFLLQEGEIQAKSTGLPIKSLREALINAMMHRSYREHSPTQVIRYDNRIEIINPGFSLKSEDKLGEPGSETRNPFIAAVFHETNLAETKGTGIRAMRRLMEQSHLAPPTFESSREDNKFTLRLLLHHFLNESDLEWLKNFKKYNLSNTQKQSLIFIREVGAIDNHTYRQMADCDTLKASVDLKAMKEIELIMSKGKGKATYYVHGVVLTDALRTKNGTLSTEVSALSTEADALSTEAGELSIDVLFDELPNELVVQINSIKERERNKEKAKQIIMSICAIRPYKLNELSIL
- a CDS encoding DUF262 domain-containing HNH endonuclease family protein, with protein sequence MNIWKIATRWSDKGDPNSSIIDIFRKYNILFAGREQDYIKRSVKPNDIIAISDGITIVLIGKVLDEPKIITDFPLDEVDINSGRFVYEDWVIGFKVSLFDLKKEDWFNYRQGTFHGVNGEYKNKIKSLFEKYNEDYSINSKFSINAKTCTLKYNSQNGGETILNDNTKYVIPIYQRPYSWTEEQIRKFVSDIFRSFYGYDKETPPEPMFIGTMQLSAKKYITENKTEQDIIDGQQRLTTFLVLLKLLKNEFPNNDELKNVSLNWIETRVNNGEQNIFLSEFIESDLNSITEENQNPYIKNAQIVKGLLIDEFTDDENNKIEFDLNGFIKHLLSNIYFVVIETFAGLSKTLQIFDAINTTGLDLNGGDIFKIRMYEYLTDKKNCGESAFDDISKLYAKIDNKNKKSNLNISITQILGIYQYIIISKYNLPNVLYSFATTTFFDRLFDTIFNINHWKNFSNAKNIDLSLSEIDQIIEVRYQWVEMNYPTVEDACSINFIRWSRYSRYWILIFVFMFRFKDENDLESKLFVFIRQLSKLYSIYSIRFQKAINDMHRFNYSLVDTINKKSVEKTIEFINKKIGTAETHNQGWYDLNWFIANNLTHNRKRKDIVCRLSAMLEEDYKSSVNINEIRKNLFYSDIDIEHIQSFNDKDIQERDNIKKEWGDELNSLGNLMVIESHINRSINNKPYGFKIKRYTDSKYKIAKKQVKDFPEWDLVKAKKRKQAEIEKLYAYMFENK
- a CDS encoding AAA family ATPase; the protein is PNELVVQINSIKERERNKEKAKQIIMSICAIRPYKLNELSILLKKGDNYISRKYIKPMIDSGDLQYKFPEMINHPNQAYLSKKKIRMLG